One window of Mesorhizobium loti R88b genomic DNA carries:
- the fabG gene encoding 3-oxoacyl-ACP reductase FabG, translating to MTQSLKGRSVVVTGGSKGIGKGIAGVFALSGAKVAIIGRHIDQAEAAAAAIGHGAFGVVGDVTSLASIESAFATVAARNGGIDVLCANAGIFPQARLEDMTSDQWDEVVDTNLKGTFHAVKAAVPYLKTSDQGRIVLTSSITGPVTGFPGWSHYGATKAGQLGFMRTACIELAKYGITVNAVMPGNIITEGLAGLGEDYQKTMAASVPLKRLGTVEDIGYAALYFASKEAGYVTGQTIIVDGGQILPESLEALA from the coding sequence ATGACCCAGTCTTTGAAGGGTCGGTCCGTCGTCGTTACCGGCGGATCGAAAGGCATCGGCAAGGGCATAGCGGGGGTGTTCGCGCTCTCGGGCGCCAAGGTCGCTATCATTGGGCGCCATATCGATCAGGCTGAAGCCGCGGCCGCCGCGATCGGCCACGGCGCCTTTGGCGTGGTGGGCGACGTCACCTCACTCGCCAGCATCGAGAGCGCGTTTGCTACAGTGGCCGCGAGAAACGGTGGCATCGACGTGTTGTGCGCCAATGCCGGGATTTTCCCGCAGGCGCGGCTCGAAGACATGACCTCGGACCAATGGGACGAGGTTGTCGACACCAACCTCAAGGGCACCTTCCACGCGGTCAAGGCGGCGGTTCCCTACCTCAAGACATCCGACCAGGGCCGCATCGTGCTGACCTCGTCGATCACCGGCCCGGTCACCGGTTTTCCCGGCTGGTCGCACTACGGCGCCACCAAGGCCGGGCAACTCGGCTTCATGCGCACGGCCTGCATCGAGCTGGCGAAATACGGCATCACCGTCAACGCCGTCATGCCGGGCAACATCATCACCGAGGGGCTTGCCGGCCTGGGCGAAGACTATCAGAAGACCATGGCCGCCTCTGTCCCGCTCAAGCGGCTCGGAACCGTGGAGGACATCGGCTACGCCGCACTCTACTTTGCGTCGAAGGAAGCCGGCTACGTGACCGGGCAGACGATCATCGTCGACGGCGGCCAGATCCTGCCCGAGAGCCTGGAAGCACTGGCATGA
- a CDS encoding cysteine hydrolase family protein, translated as MDWKTGFRSLYYLGAPEPDDPVLVPAQTAILVIDVQNTYLERPDRASLSAQEQHRYDLWTPFHERMHGTVIPNTARLLELARQNGIECLFARIACHTRDGRDRSLSQKMPGWNNLLLPKNDPPSQIVAELQPAGDEIVVTKTTDSALTGTNLRLILHNLGIRNVICCGIFTDQCVSSTVRSLADESYAVIVLEDCCAAATEELHRKELEIINMIYCHVMSSVELCKIMALAK; from the coding sequence ATGGACTGGAAAACCGGATTCCGTTCGCTCTATTACCTCGGCGCGCCCGAGCCGGATGATCCGGTGCTGGTGCCGGCGCAAACGGCCATCCTGGTCATCGACGTTCAGAACACCTACCTGGAACGGCCGGATCGCGCCTCGCTTTCTGCGCAGGAACAGCACCGCTACGATCTGTGGACGCCGTTCCACGAGCGCATGCACGGCACGGTCATACCGAACACGGCAAGATTGCTGGAGCTGGCACGACAAAATGGTATCGAATGCCTTTTTGCCCGCATCGCCTGCCACACCAGGGACGGGCGCGATCGCTCGCTGTCCCAGAAAATGCCGGGCTGGAACAATCTGCTGCTGCCAAAGAACGACCCGCCGTCGCAGATCGTTGCCGAGCTTCAGCCGGCCGGCGACGAAATCGTCGTGACCAAGACCACCGATTCCGCGCTGACTGGGACGAATCTGCGCCTGATCCTTCACAATCTCGGCATCAGGAATGTCATCTGCTGCGGCATCTTCACGGACCAGTGCGTGTCCTCGACGGTGCGCAGCCTGGCGGATGAGAGCTACGCTGTCATCGTACTCGAGGATTGCTGCGCGGCGGCGACCGAGGAGCTTCATCGCAAGGAGCTCGAAATCATCAACATGATCTACTGCCACGTGATGTCGAGCGTCGAGCTATGCAAAATCATGGCCTTGGCAAAATGA
- a CDS encoding APC family permease, whose amino-acid sequence MAIETARGTIDVSKSNSINLLHSKAVGLAGVLFLAVTGAAPMSAMLGNVPFAAGYGIGKYTPAAFLMATIVLTIFSVGYAAMASRVSSVGGFYSFISQGLGREVGMSAGIGSLACYSLFEASLTGLFAFFGNLWISQHFGINVPWIVLALAMIVVIAALAYRDVKVSARLLGIALILEVIMLVIFSLGVLFAHGGTNFSGDSLNVFKVFTPVAEQTVGTVAIPAGAAAVGIFMAFWSWVGFEMAPNYAEESRDPKRIIPQSLLISVIGLGLFYTFVSWCAVAAYPTEADMVAKAFSDGVNFFLTPVQSFVGGWGYQLMSLLILTSSFACGMAFHNTASRYLYSLAREGVLPQVIAETHDHHKSPHKASALQSVLAAVWVLLYGLGYGFDDPSGQAWLGVYTLFAVLGTGLLLVLQAVVSLAIYMWFKKNGGGGVLTTVIAPLISLVVQLVLVYTLVANLATLGGTNGFARSIPYVGLAILIVGLIWGFVLKSANPQAYQNIGHMVNEG is encoded by the coding sequence ATGGCCATAGAAACTGCACGCGGGACGATCGACGTCTCGAAGAGTAACAGCATCAATCTTTTGCACTCCAAGGCCGTGGGGCTCGCGGGAGTGCTCTTCCTGGCCGTCACCGGCGCGGCGCCAATGTCGGCGATGCTGGGCAATGTACCGTTCGCGGCAGGCTACGGCATCGGCAAGTACACGCCGGCCGCCTTCCTGATGGCCACGATCGTGCTGACCATCTTCTCGGTCGGCTATGCGGCGATGGCATCGCGCGTATCGTCCGTCGGCGGCTTCTACTCCTTCATCAGCCAGGGGCTCGGCCGTGAGGTCGGCATGTCGGCGGGCATAGGCTCGCTCGCCTGCTACTCTCTCTTCGAGGCCTCGCTCACCGGGCTGTTCGCATTTTTCGGCAATCTTTGGATCTCCCAGCATTTCGGCATCAACGTACCGTGGATCGTGCTGGCGCTCGCCATGATCGTGGTCATCGCGGCACTCGCCTATCGCGACGTGAAGGTGTCGGCACGGCTGCTCGGGATCGCCCTCATTCTTGAAGTGATCATGCTGGTGATCTTCTCGCTGGGTGTGCTTTTCGCCCATGGCGGGACGAACTTTTCCGGCGATTCGTTGAATGTGTTCAAGGTGTTCACGCCTGTCGCCGAGCAAACAGTCGGAACCGTAGCCATACCCGCGGGCGCCGCGGCCGTCGGCATCTTCATGGCGTTCTGGTCGTGGGTCGGCTTCGAGATGGCGCCGAACTATGCCGAGGAATCCCGCGATCCGAAGCGCATCATTCCGCAGTCGCTGCTGATTTCGGTCATTGGCCTTGGCCTGTTCTACACCTTCGTCAGCTGGTGCGCGGTGGCGGCCTATCCCACCGAGGCCGACATGGTGGCCAAGGCATTCTCCGACGGGGTGAACTTCTTCCTGACACCGGTTCAGAGTTTTGTCGGCGGCTGGGGCTACCAGCTGATGTCGCTTCTAATCCTGACCAGTTCCTTCGCCTGCGGCATGGCCTTCCACAACACCGCTTCCCGCTATTTGTACTCGCTGGCACGCGAAGGCGTCCTGCCCCAGGTGATCGCGGAGACGCATGACCACCACAAGAGCCCCCACAAGGCCTCGGCCCTGCAATCGGTGCTGGCGGCGGTATGGGTCCTGCTCTACGGTCTGGGCTACGGCTTCGACGATCCGTCGGGACAGGCTTGGCTTGGTGTCTATACGCTTTTTGCGGTGCTTGGCACGGGACTCCTGCTGGTGCTGCAGGCCGTTGTCTCGCTGGCGATCTACATGTGGTTCAAGAAGAACGGCGGCGGCGGCGTGCTGACGACCGTCATTGCGCCGTTGATCTCGCTGGTTGTCCAGCTTGTCCTCGTCTACACGCTGGTGGCCAATCTCGCGACGCTCGGCGGCACCAATGGCTTCGCCAGGAGCATTCCCTATGTCGGGCTTGCGATCCTTATCGTCGGCCTGATCTGGGGCTTCGTGCTGAAGTCCGCCAACCCCCAGGCGTACCAGAACATCGGTCACATGGTGAACGAAGGCTAG
- a CDS encoding diol dehydratase small subunit, whose protein sequence is MTHTRADYPLAETQPGAVTGKHGKALPEITLDAVLAGDVTMEDLRITPQALQAQADVARDVGRPTLALNFERGAELVEVPQDFIMQVYELLRPGRAKSKEELLEAAATMRDTYQAERIARFIEEAAETYAARGLFTFRF, encoded by the coding sequence GTGACCCATACGCGCGCCGACTATCCGCTCGCCGAAACCCAGCCCGGCGCCGTGACCGGCAAGCACGGCAAGGCGCTTCCGGAGATCACGCTGGATGCGGTGCTTGCCGGCGACGTGACCATGGAAGACCTTCGCATCACGCCGCAAGCGCTGCAGGCCCAGGCCGACGTGGCGCGCGATGTCGGCCGGCCGACTCTCGCCCTCAATTTCGAGCGCGGGGCGGAGCTGGTCGAGGTGCCGCAGGATTTCATCATGCAGGTCTACGAACTGCTGCGCCCAGGCCGCGCCAAGTCCAAGGAAGAATTGCTCGAGGCCGCCGCCACGATGCGCGACACCTACCAGGCCGAACGCATCGCCCGTTTCATCGAGGAGGCCGCCGAGACCTATGCGGCGCGCGGCCTTTTCACCTTCCGCTTCTGA